In the genome of Lynx canadensis isolate LIC74 chromosome X, mLynCan4.pri.v2, whole genome shotgun sequence, one region contains:
- the LOC115506874 gene encoding LOW QUALITY PROTEIN: 28S ribosomal protein S7, mitochondrial-like (The sequence of the model RefSeq protein was modified relative to this genomic sequence to represent the inferred CDS: inserted 1 base in 1 codon), whose amino-acid sequence MAISKYSLDFWFYDKMEEEMTVEIAHSEKYEQELRKTQLIKAAPAMKTSSVFEDPVISKSSNMMMKGSRNKVLATSFMMQTLEAVXRKHFEKYHASAEQAAIKRNPYTIFHQALENCEPVIGLVPILRGGHLYQVPVLLADWRRHFLAMKWMITECTEKHWRMLMPERSLHELLEAFHNQGTMIKKYDMNKMTEAIHALAHYCWC is encoded by the exons ATGGCTATATCTAAGTATTCCCTGGACTTCTGGTTCTATGATAAGATGGAAGAGGAAAT GACAGTAGAAATTGCCCACTCTGAGAAGTATGAGCAGGAACTCAGGAAGACTCAGCTTATCAAAGCTGCCCCAGCGATGAAAACAAGCTCTGTGTTTGAAGACCCAGTGATCAGCAAATCCTCCAACATGATGATGAAAGGCAGCAGAAACAAAGTACTGGCCACATCCTTCATGATGCAGACTCTGGAAGCTG AAAGGAAGCATTTTGAGAAGTACCATGCTTCTGCAGAACAGGCAGCCATCAAACGCAACCCCTACACCATCTTCCACCAAGCACTGGAAAACTGTGAGCCTGTGATTGGGCTGGTACCCATCCTCAGAGGTGGCCATCTCTACCAGGTCCCCGTGCTACTGGCTGACTGGCGTCGCCACTTCCTGGCCATGAAGTGGATGATTACTGAGTGCACGGAGAAGCACTGGAGGATGCTGATGCCAGAGAGGTCATTGCATGAGCTGCTGGAGGCTTTTCACAACCAGGGCACTATGATCAAGAAGTATGACATGAACAAGATGACTGAGGCCATCCATGCCCTAGCTCACTACTGCTGGTGTTAG